A part of Drosophila willistoni isolate 14030-0811.24 unplaced genomic scaffold, UCI_dwil_1.1 Seg143.1, whole genome shotgun sequence genomic DNA contains:
- the LOC6644616 gene encoding 60S ribosomal protein L17, which translates to MGRYSREPDNATKSCKARGPNLRVHFKNTHETAQAIKRMPLRRAQRFLKAVVDQKECVPFRRFNGGVGRCAQAKQWKTTQGRWPKKSAEFLLQLLRNAEANADYKGLDVDRLVVDHIQVNRAQCLRRRTYRAHGRINPYMSSPCHVEVILTEKEEVVSKTTDDEPTKKKLSKKKLQRQKEKMLRSE; encoded by the exons ATGGGCCGTTACTCACGTGAGCCAGATAACGCCACCAAATCGTGCAAGGCGCGCGGACCAAATCTACGTGTGCATTTCAAG AATACACACGAGACCGCCCAGGCTATTAAGCGTATGCCCCTGCGTCGTGCCCAGCGTTTCCTCAAGGCTGTTGTCGATCAGAAGGAATGCGTTCCATTCCGCCGTTTTAATGGTGGCGTTGGTCGTTGCGCCCAGGCTAAGCAATGGAAGACCACACAGGGTCGTTGGCCCAAGAAATCGGCCGAATTCCTGTTGCAGTTGCTGCGCAACGCAGAAGCCAATGCTGACTACAAGGGACTCGATGTCGATCGTCTAGTTGTCGACCACATTCAGGTGAACCGTGCTCAGTGCCTGCGTCGTCGTACATACCGTGCCCATGGTCGCATCAATCCCTACATGTCATCGCCATGCCACGTTGAGGTCATCCTCACCGAGAAGGAGGAGGTCGTCTCAAAGACCACTGATGATGAGCCGACAAAGAAGAAGCTCTCCAAGAAGAAGCTGCAGCGCCAGAAGGAGAAGATGTTGCGTTctgaataa